The window ttcaaacTTTTATTAACCGAAACGACATGTGGCGGCTACTTAATTGACACATGCTGTTTCGGTCAGCTAGATGGCAACCATGTCGTttagttgaatgattttattgaaaaaaaattgaagtggAGTGACCATGAAAATTTAGTAACCAACGGTGCATTTGACCCTACGATGGGAGACAGAACTTTTTCCCCCAAAGCTAATAGAAAGCACGGGTACGGTGAAGTGAAATTTTTTGAATGGTCCGGATCTAAGCGGGCCTAGCCAATAAAAACTTGACACATCAATATAGTTTTCACTCGTCGGATTCACTTGGACCTGAACTACAGTAGAATCTTTTCTGGTAAGAGCCAGCTAGAGATTTTACGCTCAAAGTTTAATATATGCAATTAAACTTTTAACTAGGAAAAAGTAGTCTAAAGAATGTTTGAACAACTTCGAATTGATTAACCGGACCTAATAAAGTATCGTGGTTTTCATTAGCCGTATGTATTCAAAGTCGGAGCACCTCCGGGCAAGGAAAGGAAGAGAGAGTTTGTAGACAACCCCAATGGTCTATTCTCTGCACAGGCTTCCCCAAAACCCCCAGCTGCTTTGTATAAAGTAACCGAGGGAATGCGAGTAGGAGGAAAGGTGATACCGATGGTTTTAATCTCTCTAATTTctactactttttttttatttgggaTAAATTTCAAATTTATCCTTTAACGTTTTTAGGGGAAGCACTGATATATATCTAACGtaagaaaaagtaaaattttatcCTCAACATTTCCAACTTGAAACAGTTTTGGCCCAAACAACGGTACGTGAAACAATTTTGGGCTTGGTACAAAACCCGTAAAACCAGACCCTTCCCTGGACCCAGAGACAAAGGCAGGGAGACACGGCATCCCCCACCATCAAGAACCACCCTTTATAGCGGTGTTTTCGCAATTGCCCACCCGTCCATTTTCATCTGCGGGATGCTATTTGCACGCCTAATAGATGAAGGGTTGTGCATTTTTTGTCCCATGCCAGGCCAAATGCGTCGTTTTTGCTTCAATTggggccaaaaaaaaaaaaaaaactcaacccGTATTGGttgagtatttttttttcccGAAACATTTAAAGGCCGACTACACTTTCAGCCCGTATTTCAACCCGTATTGCTGTGTTGGAAACGTTGAGaacaaaatttaacaaaatttttTACGTTAGAAGTATATCAACATTTTCTCGAAAATATTAGGAGAAAATTTGAACGTtatctcttttttcttttatccgttTTCCACTTTCAGAATTATTAACATTTTTCTACTATTTTTTTCACAGAGGACTGTAATTGTTCCTCCTGAAGCTGGCTATGGCCAAAGGGGAATGAATGAGATCCCAGTAAAACTCTTATTCTACTTTCTCACTATGTTAAATTGCTAATATTACCGAAAGAGTTAGTTGTGAACATCAAATTCAGCTATTATCTTTTTTCTTATCTCCGTTTAAAATTGGATTATTTCACAGTTCGAAACAGGGTCTTTATAGGTTTTGTAACCACGTTAGACTTAAAAACTGCTTTCGAATTGTTAAAGATGTGATTTCAAACGTTAACGAAGTACAGAACTTTTAACGATGTATGATGTTGACAGAAATTTTTCCTAGTAATCAAGGGTCAATACGTATACATGTGATTAATATATTAATCAGGGCGTCGCAATGCGTTTTGCCTTGACTTGTATGATCAAATAACCTAGGGGTAACGCCCGTATAATCATGTTATTACGATCTATATATTCCTTGTGATTATACATGATATATCTgcaatataaataataattgtgTCAACGAATCATATCGACTGAACTTGTTGAATGTTGTGTATGCAGCCAGGAGCTTCATTTGAGCTGAATATTGAGCTTTTGCAAGTAATGTCACCAGAAGAAAAGTAAACCCAATTTTTGGTAGATGAAATTTTTGTTTGTGCAGTGGAAAAGGCAATTTAACTTAATTATTACCTAAAATtcacattattatttttcttattacaACATTCACATTATTTGTTGATATtgtgtatatgtatatacatgATCGCAATTTGGATTATGAATATCATGTCATAATCGTTTCATATTATTTATACGTTATAATATATGTTTCATACgatataatgaaaaaaaaaatgtatttagTGAATCATGTTGTCTTTATTAATCGTGTTCGAATTGCTATACTTTAATTCTCTCTAATTAGATTGTTAATATATGGCTAATTGAAACTATATCTAATTTGCATTTATACTATAGTTTTATCACATTTGACTTTATTCTAATCAcaatttgtcattttatttaaaaatcaCGTTGGTTAATTTGTGTATAAAAACTCGCTAGAATTTTGATGTGATACATAAAAAATAGTTACACACATTCCAACTAAACGTCACATCAAATAAGGATGtgatttcaaataaaaatatgtatttGGATGTGCCACATGGCATACATGGTTGCTGCGTTTCTACCATGTCAGTCATAAAAGTCAAACATATACCGCATGACACTTATAGCATCTCTAGTGGAATTCCTTGTGACTTTGAAGACTTAGAAGTACCCAACCACTAGAGAGTATATCACTAGAATTAGTTTGTTATCTATTTTGTTAACAACCTTTTTCtgacaaacaaaaacaaataaaatagttAAGATAATGGGAAGTAAACAACACGCAGGGCCCAATGCAATAGCTTCTGGGGCGTGTAACTCAGGCGCCAGAGATGGCAAGTCTGGCGCCTGCAATTCCACAAAAGGTAgtgggttttttttattaaaatattacttttagttcagttttatttattaaatttcttttttGATCCTGCATAATTTCTTTTTCACcccataatatttaaaataactaATCTATTCTAGTGGTATGTATTCTTTGTTTGTTATTTGTCTTAGTTGGCATCAAAGAGGTGTTTCCACCACTAAAGATGCTCTTAGTTGGCATATAGCTTACTGTCTCATGTGTCATGTCACCATCTAGTGAGTTTTTGTATTCGAAGTGGTCAGAATAAGTCgatcaaaatcaaaagtaaGCTTCAGTGGTTTTATTGAACGAAAATAGAGTTCAGTAAACTTTGTGAAACATACCCCAATTTTCAATAACCATAGGTGCATTTTACCCTTATTTCAAGACGACAGTGTACCAAACACGGCAATTCGTCAAATTGTGATACTTTATCAATTGACAACTTGGTTAATGTTTTCTAGCACGTAGCTAAACGAAGCTCATAATAAGGGTTCACAAATTCAATCGTTTTTACTCACCTGCACTCGTCTCTGGTCTTTCCTTGTACCAAGTGAAAAGACAAATCTATAATCGTAGCCTAAAAGTTTAACCTAGCAAAAATAACCATGCACGATTGCAGTTATACTCGTAAATTATAGATTAGAAGACAATCAAAACTTCTGGCTCGAAAATGGTACTCTACCCGTTTAATTTATATCCCGTTGATGTACTCCAAAAGATCTTCGATGTCCTGCCTCAAGGCTATCACTTTCTGTTGCACTGGTGAGACTCTGTTCTCGATTTCTCGTCCCCCTAGCTTTTTCTCGTAGCAGTCGACTATTGTTGAGTGCTTAGCCATCAACCTCTCTTGCAATTCTTTCTCCTTGGCCACCAGCTCCTCCACCTGCATAAATAGCTTTTATAGGTCACTAAATAGGGAAACTACAGATGGGCATTggccaataataaaaaaaaaaaaggcggcCCGGTGCCCTACGCGTCTctgctgagcgagggtccggggaggggtcccaccacaagggtgtactgggggcaagccttcccctgccaataagactcgaacccgtgacctcttggtcacacgacaacgttgtttaccgttgcgccaaggctaataggatggaaaaattACACATGACCCCCAACACGGCATGAAAACGACACAAAATTAGTGAGTTTGCGTTTAGCTTAGTAGGTAATGAGTTATTTTCGGGTCAACCCAAAATTGACACGACAATTTTCAGGTCATGTCTCATGTCATTCTAGTGGTTTTGGGTTTATGTTGTTAATGCTTGACATTATATTTGCAGATTGGGTCATTCTAGTAGGTTGAATCGTGTAACAGGTCAGTTCAGGTTAGCAAGTTCGGTCATGTCAAGTTAACATGTTAAGTTATTTGCATGTATAACTCCTGTAGTGTCGTGTTTGTAGCAGGTGATGTTAGTATTTGATTTGTGGACATTAACAAGTTTTCATATTGTGTTTATGTCTTCCTTTTTTACAATAACCCAAAATTTGCACGTCAAAAACGTGACCCACTCACACGAATTGCCACCTCTAATAATTACCAGTGGCCACTAATGCATGAAGAATTCTAATAACTACTAAATGATGGCttgaccttttttttttttttggtatttaCGATAATGAAATCCGAATCGTCTAACTAATGAAACTGAAATACATCCCTAGCCGTTATGTAGTTGCATTATGTGcaataatgtaaaaaaaaaaaaacagaaatagcAACTGGACCTTGGGCATGATATGAGCAGCTGTAGGAGATGATTGCAAGAATGCTAGCAACGGTTTCAGCTCTTTTGAATACTCCTTCAACAAGCTATCAGCTAGCTTCCTTGCGGATTTACAAGCTTGAACATCCCCTACCCTAGAAAGATCACGGAGTGATGCTTCTAATTTATCATGTGCAGCTAAACATTGGTTAATGATACTCTCGACCTGCTGAACTGTTGCCCGCACCTGAAAATTATGAATAAATACTAAATGATGAATGTAAATTTTCATAGTAAATAAATACACTTTTACTGAACCTATGTAAACATCCTACGTACCTCATCCCACTGCAGTTTTGCCAAATAGGAAGCCGACGACTTGGAGATTGACAAGTCAACGTGCACGTATACAATGCAAGCAACAAAGAGGAGGAAAAACCCAAAAATCAGCATAAGTGGCTCTCTAAGCATCGAAAGTTTGCTGAACTTGTAATAGACCTGCATTATCAAAATATAACTTCTCAACATTCATATTCAAACATATAGCTTATGAAACAAAGCAAGAACAGTTATTGTttcttttgaatttttcttAGACTAGCAAAGTTTATACAAATTCGAACAATAATATATACAGTTCATCAAGACTGCAGTAGGCAACCAATCGAAGAGAAAAAGGTCGCAATCAGGCAAGGGTTACCTGGAAATTCTGATAATGCTCTGGCACAGCATTGGACTTTTCCAGGACAATTACTGGCCTACCAGCAATATCCAAGTGGGAAAGTTTGGTCTGCAAAAACCCAAAACAGCTACTCAATAAATGTAgatagaagaaaaaagaaagtgtACTTATGATTAGAATAATCCAAAACAACAGTGTGTTAAGAATACAAGAGAAGGAAAGGAGGATCAAGTAAATTGAAATTTACCTCTTGCCTCTCCGTTACAGGAAATGGAGTAGAAACATATTGAAATTTGGACCCCTCAGGCAAAACAACCTGCAATTGATATATCGAGTTAAGACTGCTATGAAGAAAGCAACTGTAAGGATATACAAATAACCCAAAACCAAATAACAACTATGTCAATAACCTTCACAATGAGATTATCAATGACCAACTCATGCATAGGTGAACCAAAGGGGAAGTTCAGGTAACGTTGCTTTGCTGACTGAAACAAAAAGTCTGCAAGTGGCAAACCATATCCAATGGTAAAAGCAGTTCTCCAACCTCCAATCATTGGATATCTAGGTTCAATAATGAGCTCTGTCTGCATTTAAAAATGCCATTCGATTAGAAAGCAGcaattttgaaaaattgtatatatatatataaagccaACGTCTACCTTTGAAGAGTCGCTACTCAGATGAGATGTTGATATATTCCCAATTTCATCCCTATAATAAATGGAATGAGCTCTTGCAGGCAAAGTTGCAACAAAAAATTTGATGGCTGTTGCTCCTCGGATGTTGGGTCTGGCCTGATAATCAAGCCTGCAGAAGATAGAAAACAAATTCAGGATCAAACTCTTAAACGTCATGAAAATAGAAACTCAAATGAACTTAATAACTGACCTTGAAAATTCACCCTTGCTTTTAGCACCTCCATGGACAATATTGTAATATTCTGTGACCTGAACATTGCCCCAATGCGAGATTTCTATCTCTCGAACTAACTCATGAGCAACAGCAAATGGAGTATTGGTCTCGAAATGTATGATTATGGGAGAGAATGAGTAGGGAGGAAGATTTTCGTATGGACCATATTTGATCTCTGAGCCATGAACCTTTGTGTTTTCAAGCTTGGTGTATGACTCTATTCTGGCATCAGGAAGTTTAACACTAACTGACTGCACCTTTACCACATACGGAGATAAATATTGTGCAGTATCCTGAAATAATACTAACTGAATATCAGCCTGAGTAATTTTCTCAGGATATGGCTGTAGTGTACGAGCCAATACTGCCAATACTTCCAAAGTCAGTGAATCTCCTTCACCTAGTTCCTTGGGAAATGATATAGAATAAGCATTCAATTTAGGAGGCATTCCTTTAGGATTGACATTCCTAGCGGGGAGGTTAACACCATAACTTTTTGTTTTGCCTTTTCCTTCAACAGTTTTTGCTGACAAAAATGCCAAATTCTTTGCCTGAAGCTCAGGAAATGTCAGCAACAACTCTGAAACTGAACCAGGACCAGCATTCTCGACCTACAGAATTACATTCAATGAAACACCTGAATGAGCTAATTATAAATTTCAATTGACAGAATTCACATCTACAATTAAACAATCtacattaataataataataataataataataataataataataataataataataataataataaagtccGCCAGAAAACACAGGCACAGACCGATGAGAGACAAGTTAAGCACCTTTAAAGTCGAAGTGATCCGCACAATTTGTGAAGTCAAATCAATCTgcaaaaaaatgtcaaaaagttCAGTTTAGGAAAAGAATGAGAGACAAGGAAATGTTAATGCTCAATTCTGAATATCATCATACAAGATAACTACGGATTAAAACGCATAATCaatcaggaaaaaaaaaatcatttctcCTTCATTTTCTCAGTTTCTCATCAATAAATGAAATCTCGAATTAGGCTACGTATATAGCGATTAAAGCAAGAAAGATCTCTTTAAAAATCTAAGCATTGTAGCTCATTACGATGAAAAAGCTCGGTTTAAAAGCAAATAACGGTACAGGAAGAGCAGAAAATACAGAGAGAGATCAGCACTTACACGTCGATCCACTTTAGAGAGAATCAGATCGGAGAGTACAGGCGTTGAAAGTACCGCAATCGTTAACAACAGTAAACTGAAGAACCGAAATCCCATCCTCGGAGCTGGGTGTCTCTCTCTCTCAGTCTGAGCTACTTCTGCCTCCACGAGGACGACAAATGGAGTTAGATTTTCTCCAGTCTCGAGTTAGATGATGGCTGATGAGGGCAATTTGTGTGGGCTTGGGCCGGCCCATTCAATCAAAGCCCATAACAATGATATGTTATATGAATACCAATGGCTACAACATGATGTTGTCAATTTACAATTTATAGAATTAGTGGTTgatactattattatttttgtattatttatattttatctaGTAATTTAAATAacttatatattaaaattatagtacgaatttttataaaaatgctTATATCTTTGCCACATGAAAAAAGTACAATAAGAAAACGATAGGGAATAAAACTTCATAAGTATAAGTTAAAGCTAATATAAGATCCACAAATGGAGGAAAACGACTATAAAAAAagtcataaaaaatataaaaaaacaataaagcaTATATTTCTCGTAAATTCAACTCCGTAGAAAAGCAGATACAatccaatcttcatcatttaggtcATTTTAAACATTCAGATATGAGTCATTTCTTttattgcaaccacgtagatctatTGATTCACGGATAAAATAAACCGCTTTCACTCTTACTGAAGTCgaaaaaattataaacaaaaGAATAATAAACAATAGATACCATTCAAACGgataaagaaatttgataaaatatataaataacgactaaaaagaaaatagcaataacgaaaaaaacaaaaattcatCCTGACTTTTTTTCTTCATCCTCGAAGTATATCATAAAAGAAGAAAGTTCCTCATTCTATATTCTCgtttataatattataattgtCTAGGCCTAACACTATTTaaaaattcatttaaattatttattcacTTTAActttaactatatatatatatatatatctatttttttttttggtaagaagggaagaaaaaaaaacaaacaaacaaaaacctaacccgggattagtctaggaagactgaccccaatcatATCCTCAaaaagagaaggtaacagaaaagaaggaggaacggaaagggtagaaacacctaacatccccccatgcccagcagctgccaagcgatccgccacgcggttttgctccctataaatatgggagaaggtaagagaatcgaaggcaggacgaagcctcaagatggctttaatgagattctgactcttaagacaaacagtctgtctatccgaaatcctgttgatagcctccaaattgtcagactccaccgaaagtcttttaacacccatgcgaatggcgagtttaatgccagacaagatcccccagagctccgcagtaaaggaggagcccgtacctaagttatgggtaaacccagccagccaggcgccaccagcatcccgaagaactccaccagcagcaattctgacATTACTAAGGTAGGAGCCATctgtattcaacttgacaacccctttcctgggcttcctccaaccaactaactggacctctttaaccggggaggggtgaaccaggggctctcctatATATAGTTACTCATtacaattaatcaattatttaataaataaataatacatcatctctaaataaatttaataaatctatataaaagTATATaagtttaataaattataaattattataataattaatcaactctaaataaatttaataagtttaaataaattgtaaaaaataaattaatatctatTTTAATTACTAAATTTACTATTTTCTAACTGTGAAAAGGAATAACTACCGAatttatttgaaaaattatcaaaaattgataaaaataatttcacttttttttctaagtaaatatcaataaaatttatcgtaagaataaataaaattgagttagtattttattaagaataaggtgtaaaaatacctctaatatttagagtcatgagtaattttattaataacgtagaaaatggtataattttatccctaataataagagcaattttacctttaacattaacaaattggatcaatttgaaacattattataaaaatatatattttgttctctattctgcatcaattgcatatcgATTGGGTtgaaaaaaagatttcatattttttttatgatttaataataaaattgaagattaatatttataaattcaatgaaatttttgaaatttttttatccaactcgtataaaagacattatatttttaattttatttttaatttttaattattttcacgtctaatcatatgtttgtgatctgttgaTGATAAGTTCATGATCAAGAGAACAATtcgatgaattatttttcaaatttaccAATTTGTcaatattagaaataaattgcTTTTAACTgttaatattaaatataaaattataccttttttttttttgataaataaaattataccattttaaaATGCTCCGGACTACATTAccgttttatttatattatggaTAATATTTGCCGATTTAGTACAATATaagcataaaattaatatttgccAATATTTTGGAGGCAAAATTTGATATGGCGAATGTAAAACGTGGCGCTACGCTATTGGCTGAAGCTCAAAGATAACAGAGTGAAGTGAAGGTGTACGTGTTCCGAACCGAAACCCTGGTTTTAAGGTGTTGAACGGCAAGTATAGGGTTTTTGTGAAGAAATTGGGAATACTAATGGAGACTTCCTTGAGATTTGGAAGAGACTCCAAAGCCCTAAGAATCCACGCCAAAGAGAAACTCCCTCTCGATTCTAAAACTCACTTGCAGgtaattgaattaaaatgtTCGATTGTGAAATTCAAATCTCTTTATGTGTTAAACCTTGCTTGAATCTGTGCAAAATCTCTGGATTTGATTGGAATTCCTCAGGTTCATGGAGAACTGGATACAAGGGATGGAAGAATTGGGCCTCCAAGCTTTGTTGGTGCAATGATAAGACGTTTTTACCCAGATGTatgttcttctctttttctcgCTTTTGTTCATATCAGAACGCTCTTTCTGctaattttccttgtttttgtATTCCATTGATTGAAGTTATCGGCTAGCTTTGCTTTGGGAGTGCATTATGATAAACATGAGAAGCTCAGTTACAGAATTCGTGCGAAGAAGGCATTTCCTGTTACTAGTGATAATCATCTAAGCTTTAATGTTAAGGGATTCTGCAAAATTGATAAAGAATTTAAAGAGGTTAGTGTTATGTTTATGTTCCAGTCTTTTTATATGCCTATCAGATGTATTTTAGGTGTAGCAATCTATGTTGAATGGATACTCCTCTTTAGTAGATTCTCCATGTCCGTATCAGTTTTTTGTTTCAATTTGCAGGCAATGTTATGaatatgttttagaaataatgttttcaGGTATCCTGTTCTGTTTCAGTGTCCGTTTCCATATCCGTATCAGTGCTTATAGGTGGCAATTTGTGTAAGCGTTGTTTTGTGTTGAATATCAGATTAGTGTTTACTGAGTCAAAATCTAGTCATAATCAGGTCAATCCAATCAGGTCTGTGTCATCTTCGTGACTGGTGTTTTATTACCTTTTAAATGTTCATGTCATTTCGTGTTATTAGTTTAACTTTTATCGACCTAAAATTTTAATCCGAATCCATTTGATGAACTGTTAACCTGCTAGCTTCGTGTTGTGTTCTTATCGTGTTCGTAGAtcacatgtaattttactaCGGTGGTTAAGTGTCACGTATAAAAATATAAGAGGTTTGTATCATGTTAGGGATCAATTGTAATTTTTCTACCTTTACTAAGGTTGATATGTAAAAATACGAGGTAATATGGTGAGCATCTTAAATATTTGTGTCATTAGCAGATTGAGTTTAGTCcgatttgcatattaatttcgGGTCAATCCGAAAATGACATTATTTGTTAATAAAATTCTAGTCTTCTCGGATAATGCAACTAATATGCTGATTTTTACAGAGGAAGTCAAAAGGAGCAGCAGAATTTGTTTGGAGCATATTTGATTTCCAGAAAGATCAAGATGTTAGAATCAAAGTTGGATATGAAGTCACTGACAAGGTATacttcctcttcttcatcaaaaGTTTTACAATTGTCCGGAATCAATTCGTCCTAGACTATTCAGGAGTTAAGACGTCAAAACTACTGTTGAAGTGTCACTTCATTATTAGTTTGAGCCTAGATCAGGAGGTGACACGTCAACACTGCCGTTGAAGTGTCACCTCGAGATTGAACTGGTTTCGGTTTCGGATCACTGTAAAAAGTCTCCTTCTTGATTTACTCATATAAGAGTTTTGCACATTACTCTTCATATGCAATAAGGGATGAATCTAGGAGGGCCAGTAAGGGGCTTAAGCATCTATTGGTAGCCGAAAAGTTCCATTGAACCTGTTTATGAAACTTCAATTTTTTAGGATAAAGAAACCTATAAGCATTAGAACACCTCTGTCGCTGAATCCTGAATTCGTAACGTGCAAGATGACAAACATGATGCTAACCATGTACTATACAGTCTTCCATTTTAGGTGGAAAAGTAGAGTTCATCTTTGAGTGGCGGAGCTAGTATCCTAAATCTGAGGTTGCTGCAATAGCATCCATCGATTCTCTTCTCAAGCCGAGGGTTGCCTAGAATTACTCCTCTCAGGATGAATTCTGACAGCAACGTCTCCCTCTGCCTTTGCATTTTGGGCTGCTAATTAGGTGTACTAATTAACGATAAGAGCATATTTTGAGGGGATAATAACTCTATGGTTATGC of the Euphorbia lathyris chromosome 7, ddEupLath1.1, whole genome shotgun sequence genome contains:
- the LOC136235701 gene encoding dolichyl-diphosphooligosaccharide--protein glycosyltransferase subunit 1A, which produces MGFRFFSLLLLTIAVLSTPVLSDLILSKVDRRIDLTSQIVRITSTLKVENAGPGSVSELLLTFPELQAKNLAFLSAKTVEGKGKTKSYGVNLPARNVNPKGMPPKLNAYSISFPKELGEGDSLTLEVLAVLARTLQPYPEKITQADIQLVLFQDTAQYLSPYVVKVQSVSVKLPDARIESYTKLENTKVHGSEIKYGPYENLPPYSFSPIIIHFETNTPFAVAHELVREIEISHWGNVQVTEYYNIVHGGAKSKGEFSRLDYQARPNIRGATAIKFFVATLPARAHSIYYRDEIGNISTSHLSSDSSKTELIIEPRYPMIGGWRTAFTIGYGLPLADFLFQSAKQRYLNFPFGSPMHELVIDNLIVKVVLPEGSKFQYVSTPFPVTERQETKLSHLDIAGRPVIVLEKSNAVPEHYQNFQVYYKFSKLSMLREPLMLIFGFFLLFVACIVYVHVDLSISKSSASYLAKLQWDEVRATVQQVESIINQCLAAHDKLEASLRDLSRVGDVQACKSARKLADSLLKEYSKELKPLLAFLQSSPTAAHIMPKVEELVAKEKELQERLMAKHSTIVDCYEKKLGGREIENRVSPVQQKVIALRQDIEDLLEYINGI
- the LOC136201547 gene encoding outer envelope pore protein 21B, chloroplastic, which encodes METSLRFGRDSKALRIHAKEKLPLDSKTHLQVHGELDTRDGRIGPPSFVGAMIRRFYPDLSASFALGVHYDKHEKLSYRIRAKKAFPVTSDNHLSFNVKGFCKIDKEFKERKSKGAAEFVWSIFDFQKDQDVRIKVGYEVTDKLVQVPYLQIRENNWTLNADMDGRWNIRYDL